The following is a genomic window from Nicotiana tabacum cultivar K326 chromosome 3, ASM71507v2, whole genome shotgun sequence.
gtaatttttggataagtttttgttaattgctcctttattttctaagtttaaaaagaATTTTTAGTTCATGCTTGAAAACTCAGTAAAGGGAGCTGAAGTTTTCATCCTACACTGtgtattttattatgatttttttgaaaaatttcatattaaaaaaTGCTTAATTTTCGAATTAGTTTTTGTTAATtcctgctgaagttatttagttcatttcctCTGTTATTTTTCGAGTTTGAAtagaattaatattaaaaaaacgcacaaaaaacttaaaacaaaaactgaatatttcattaaacattaaaaagataaattaaattacataaataacaaaataaaattataatcctTTAACTAAAAGGattatagaaaaaagaaaaactaatcatccatatcatcatcatcgtcgtcaGTACCAGTTGGACGAGCATCTTCATCACCGGGACTATCAAATTTCACCAGCATCTCAATCCTATCAAGCTTGTTGTTGATTTCTTCCAGCTCCCTGTCGTACTTGTCTATGAGCTCATCCAGTTTCATCTCAAAAGCCTCTATAATGTCTTGCTTGATTTCATCAACTAGTTGCCTGATGACAGCATCCATTTTTCTtcgtttttattttatatctgcTAAAATATATGTATTTGAGTGAATAAACTCACAAGGTATAGCGTGCTTATATAGGCGAAAAAAACTTCTACATGGTAAATGAAAAGGTAAAGAGGAATTTTAAACGTTGTCTAATGAAAAGCGTGCATGAATGTGATAGGAATGTAATTATTACACTGACACATACCCCCAACGCAATATAATTACTACTTTAATTGTGTTTGTTATGTTTACTCCTGTATACTATGCAATTAATGCTGAAACATGCTCAAGTTTGTTgaattcatttgctaaaacttcagcccaatgtgctgaagttatttagttcatttctaaagtTTCAGCACTTaatgagctgaagtttttttccCTGGATTCATGAATCCTGTGATACagctttttcaaaaaaacttcagctaatatgctgaagttatttagtttatttctaaaaacttcagcacttaataagctgaagttttctgTGCAGGATTCATTCATTATGTCATAcatcttttttcaaaaaacttcagcagaagatgcttaagtgatttagttcatttgtaaaaacttcaccacaaacaacctaaaattctTCTGTTCACTTTTCTAATACTTGCCACTAAATATGAATCTGTAGGATGAGTTCGATTTGCGTTGTTATAACTTTCAATGGgaggtggactcctgatttcaaataCTTGGATCATGATACAAAACTTGTCCTACTTAATAAGCACATATCATTCAATACTTTCCTgaagaaaattagtgaagttgcaaatattgattcaaccaGATATTCACTAAaagtatggtttgatatcaaactaAATACAAGCAAATAAATGCTTGTAACTTCATATGAAGAACTCAGTACATGTATACATTTGTTTACAACTGATTCAGCCTATAAGAATTGCCATTTCATCATCGAAAAAATACAACCTTCCAAATCTGTAGCATTCAAACAATCTCTTGCATATGCAATTGATTCAGAACCTTTTGCTGATTATCAACATGAAGTAGGACAACAAATAATGGAAGTAGACAACGAGCAACAACCTTCTAACATTACAGTTGTTTCAGAATATATAATGCTGCAACAATTACCTGCTCCTCTAATAGATTTATACCAGTTTGTCGatgaccaagaagaagaagaaggacatcTAATGCAAATTGACAACCAACACACAATCCAACAAAGGTTTTGTTACCTTCTTCAATGATAAGCAACAACGAAAATGAAGTAAACATAGAGCTTATACCGATAACATCAgatagaattgaagaaattgcTGAAACTTCTAGTGCTTctcaaaaatcaagaaaaagagtgAGGAGAAAGATGAAAGAATCTCCACCATGTAAAATACTTAGGCACGATGCGTTCCCTAAGGAAGTAAGAGTcggatcaatttttgagaacaaaCAAAACATGGCTAAATTTTTCTGCAGCTTGGAGATAAACCAGAAAGTTGAATTCACTGCTGTTAGATCATGTTCAAAGAGATACGAGTTGAAATGCATCGTGGACAAATGTGGTTGGAATGTACGTTCTACCAGAATAAAAAATTCCATACTATTCAGGGTGATAAAATATGATAACAACCATGAATGCTCGGTTGATGCAAGAAAATCATATCAGAAGCATGCTAcatcaaattttataagtgaaCAAATTATAGAACATGTTTGAGACAAAAGGATAGAGGTTACACCAGCCTTTgtagaaaaagaaatgaaaatgaaatttgggaTTGACATTGGTTATCACATGACATGGAGCGCTATTCAAAAAGTTGTTGCTTGCATAAGGGCAAAACCTGAAAAGAACTACCAGATTCTTCCTTTATACCTACACATGATGGTGCGCAAAAACTCAGGAACGTACACAAGCATAAAAAGAGATGGGCAGAATAGGTAAGCAAAACAATACTAACCATCAGCTTAGAGTTTCAAATGTTCCTATTTGAAAAACTTCACACCTTATGATTTGTTTTTTTGTGTTTCACTGTACAGATTTGCTTACATGTTCTTTGCTCCTGCAGTATCACTAGCTGGTTGGTCCTACTGTAGACCCGTTATTGCAGTAGATGCAAcgtttttaaaatcaaaatatcGTGGTGTTCTATTTGTTGTTGTATCAAAGGATGTAAACAATCAAATCTTTCCTCTATGTTTTGGAGTAGCAGATTCAGAAAATAATGAGGCATATATTTGGTTCTTCGGGAAAATGAGAAAAATAGTTCAAGTCCGTCGATCACAAATGGGATTAGAAAAGTTTTTCTTGAAGTTCACCATGGTATCTGCCTCTATCACTttgagaaaaatt
Proteins encoded in this region:
- the LOC142177984 gene encoding uncharacterized protein LOC142177984 — translated: MKMKFGIDIGYHMTWSAIQKVVACIRAKPEKNYQILPLYLHMMVRKNSGTYTSIKRDGQNRFAYMFFAPAVSLAGWSYCRPVIAVDATFLKSKYRGVLFVVVSKDVNNQIFPLCFGVADSENNEAYIWFFGKMRKIVQVRRSQMGLEKFFLKFTMLMSQLKSVDKKTYNYKMEEPPER